The following are encoded in a window of Nitrospira sp. genomic DNA:
- a CDS encoding TolC family protein, whose protein sequence is MGREWTVHCPYGAIIIASLWVLLVPTSSWSLDITKPTLLERHEQISLAEAAVRALQHNLDISISRHTKESRLADIVIEQARFDPTMSVNGRYLRTVDPLERPVFGATGNLLNQITRFDQRNHAVIVDASTNLVTGGNVGMNYNPARNSVNQDLAEGFLFNPAWTGGLSFSLTQPLLKNAGIGINQTFIKVAQNNAVVEQHVFRDQVLTVIASVEQNYWELVYARENVKVAQAALKAAEELLATNRIKAKAGVMSVVDVLQAEAAVASRVEQVLIAEKAIRDEEDQLRTLLNPGEAELRQTVRLMPLDAPITFMESLSLEEAIETAIEQRPEIAQAKKNIESSELNRKFARNQLLPTLSVQGTVGLSGLGSDFGNSFARNFSGDFYNYGAGLVFSYPLGNRSAISTYNKRQLEAKNAEASLERVRHQIILVVREAVRRVQTDFKRIETTRSARILAEKQLQTEQERLRVGLSTTRFVLDFQRDLATAQGNELRAVVDYNKSISNLERQKATTLDRYHLELS, encoded by the coding sequence ATGGGGCGTGAATGGACCGTTCATTGTCCGTATGGGGCGATCATCATCGCCAGTCTGTGGGTCCTGTTGGTTCCAACCTCGAGTTGGAGTCTAGATATTACCAAACCGACGCTTTTGGAACGTCATGAACAGATCTCTCTGGCAGAAGCAGCCGTTCGCGCTTTGCAGCATAATCTTGATATCAGTATCAGCCGTCACACGAAAGAAAGCCGGTTGGCCGACATTGTGATCGAACAAGCGAGGTTTGATCCCACGATGAGCGTGAATGGCCGGTATCTCCGGACGGTCGATCCTCTTGAGCGACCTGTCTTCGGAGCGACCGGAAATCTCCTGAACCAGATCACGAGGTTTGACCAGCGTAATCATGCTGTGATCGTCGATGCTTCGACAAACCTCGTGACAGGCGGCAATGTTGGTATGAACTATAATCCCGCTCGCAACAGCGTGAACCAAGATCTCGCTGAGGGCTTTCTATTTAATCCCGCCTGGACCGGTGGCCTCTCGTTTAGTCTCACTCAGCCGTTACTGAAGAATGCCGGGATCGGGATCAATCAGACCTTTATCAAGGTCGCCCAAAACAACGCGGTCGTCGAGCAGCACGTTTTCCGAGATCAAGTCCTCACCGTGATCGCCTCGGTCGAGCAGAACTATTGGGAGCTGGTGTATGCGAGAGAAAATGTGAAAGTCGCCCAAGCTGCGTTGAAGGCCGCTGAGGAGCTATTGGCCACAAACCGCATCAAGGCCAAAGCCGGAGTGATGTCGGTCGTTGATGTGCTCCAAGCCGAGGCAGCTGTTGCATCACGAGTGGAGCAGGTATTGATAGCTGAAAAAGCCATCCGGGATGAGGAAGACCAGCTGCGGACACTGCTCAATCCCGGTGAAGCTGAGCTGCGGCAAACGGTCCGCCTCATGCCACTGGACGCGCCTATCACCTTTATGGAGTCGCTCAGTCTCGAAGAAGCCATCGAGACCGCAATCGAACAGCGGCCAGAAATTGCACAGGCTAAAAAAAATATTGAGTCCAGCGAGTTGAATAGGAAATTCGCCCGCAACCAATTGCTGCCCACACTGTCTGTTCAGGGAACTGTTGGACTTTCCGGATTAGGAAGTGACTTTGGTAATTCGTTCGCCAGAAACTTCAGCGGCGACTTCTATAACTACGGGGCAGGGCTGGTGTTCAGCTATCCGCTCGGCAACCGCTCCGCCATCAGTACGTACAATAAGCGCCAATTAGAGGCCAAGAATGCCGAAGCCTCCCTGGAACGTGTCCGCCATCAAATCATTTTAGTGGTGCGTGAGGCGGTGCGGCGGGTGCAAACCGACTTCAAACGCATCGAAACGACTCGCTCAGCGAGGATTTTGGCTGAGAAACAACTGCAAACCGAGCAGGAACGTCTGCGCGTGGGGTTGAGCACCACCAGGTTTGTGCTCGATTTTCAACGGGATCTCGCGACGGCGCAGGGGAATGAGCTACGGGCCGTTGTGGATTACAATAAATCGATCTCCAACCTAGAGCGGCAGAAAGCTACGACCTTAGACCGTTATCATCTCGAATTGTCGTAA
- the exbB gene encoding TonB-system energizer ExbB: MDALKNLVDYGIIGLLAVLSLWALAVAVERWLYYRRVTPNEFDNIQLLEMALTKRLVVIGTVAANAPYIGLLGTVLGIMLTFHTMGTSGTMAVGAIMVGLSLALKATAIGLLVAIPCVVLNNILRRRVSELLTLYKVQHGT; encoded by the coding sequence ATGGATGCACTCAAGAACCTGGTGGACTACGGGATTATCGGGCTGTTAGCGGTGTTGAGCCTGTGGGCGCTCGCCGTTGCAGTAGAGCGGTGGCTCTACTATCGGCGGGTGACGCCGAATGAGTTCGACAACATTCAGCTATTGGAAATGGCATTGACGAAACGACTAGTCGTCATAGGAACGGTCGCTGCCAATGCCCCGTACATTGGGCTACTTGGCACCGTATTGGGCATCATGTTGACGTTTCATACGATGGGGACATCGGGAACGATGGCGGTCGGTGCGATTATGGTCGGGTTGAGCCTGGCGCTCAAGGCGACAGCCATCGGGCTGCTGGTGGCGATTCCGTGTGTCGTGCTGAACAACATCCTCAGACGCCGTGTCTCAGAACTACTTACCCTGTACAAGGTGCAGCATGGAACGTGA
- a CDS encoding energy transducer TonB produces the protein MTTPTVNPSNIGSVFDRTRGWVASTVMHGLGIAGSLFVMGAIEQPPPPSLFQWDIAMVESPAHTEAQPAEPIMQPPPPPVRPNPPLRRPKQVAAEPPMPQTHQDIPAPVETTQVVRDVVTNAEPVMEYAPVASTVSEPITSSSVVETPVETSDQPVAEMPTPVESVASRTEYRQVEHRQVVHRETQADFGWLTETLWNRIEELKRYPALAKMNHWEGKVVVSAVIRDDGEVMGVQIAETSGRAVLDEEAMAVMKKASPLRLKHPLGQRQITILIPINYRLDG, from the coding sequence ATGACGACCCCAACCGTCAATCCCAGCAACATAGGTTCGGTATTCGATCGAACACGCGGCTGGGTGGCGTCTACTGTTATGCATGGCTTAGGAATCGCCGGATCGTTGTTTGTGATGGGGGCGATCGAGCAACCGCCTCCTCCCTCATTATTCCAATGGGACATTGCCATGGTGGAATCGCCGGCACATACGGAAGCGCAGCCGGCTGAACCAATTATGCAACCACCTCCCCCCCCTGTCAGACCGAATCCTCCCCTTCGGCGGCCTAAGCAAGTTGCTGCAGAACCGCCGATGCCGCAGACGCATCAGGACATACCGGCTCCTGTGGAAACGACCCAAGTGGTGAGGGATGTGGTCACGAATGCCGAACCGGTTATGGAGTATGCCCCCGTGGCATCAACCGTGAGTGAACCGATAACCTCGTCATCTGTAGTAGAGACGCCGGTCGAAACATCTGATCAACCCGTGGCCGAAATGCCTACGCCCGTTGAATCGGTCGCCTCACGGACCGAGTATCGTCAGGTAGAGCACAGGCAGGTAGTACATCGGGAAACTCAAGCCGACTTTGGCTGGCTCACGGAAACGCTTTGGAACAGGATCGAAGAGCTGAAGCGATATCCGGCGCTCGCCAAGATGAATCATTGGGAGGGCAAGGTCGTGGTGTCGGCGGTCATTCGCGATGATGGTGAGGTGATGGGGGTGCAGATTGCTGAAACGTCTGGTCGGGCGGTTTTGGATGAGGAGGCGATGGCAGTGATGAAAAAGGCGTCACCCTTGAGGCTCAAACATCCGCTCGGTCAACGACAGATCACCATTCTTATCCCCATCAACTATCGGCTGGATGGATAG
- a CDS encoding biopolymer transporter ExbD, with product MERELNQINVIPLVDVMLVLLVIVLTTATFISTGQVPVELAKAKEVTDHKDVPLMITLTADGKLFVNDQAIREDGLSTALNGHPRESAVVLRADRVTVLERFVGVVDEVRGLGFRQVSLEVLRS from the coding sequence ATGGAACGTGAGCTGAACCAGATCAATGTCATCCCTCTCGTGGATGTGATGCTGGTCCTCCTAGTTATTGTTCTAACCACGGCGACCTTCATTTCAACTGGGCAGGTGCCGGTTGAATTGGCGAAGGCAAAAGAGGTGACCGATCATAAGGATGTTCCACTGATGATCACTCTGACTGCCGATGGGAAACTGTTTGTGAATGATCAAGCCATTCGGGAGGACGGCCTCTCGACGGCTTTGAATGGGCATCCGCGCGAGTCTGCCGTGGTGCTTCGAGCCGACCGTGTGACTGTCTTGGAACGGTTTGTAGGGGTCGTCGATGAAGTGAGGGGGCTGGGATTTCGGCAGGTGAGTCTAGAGGTGCTCCGATCATGA